One genomic region from Campylobacter sp. RM5004 encodes:
- a CDS encoding fumarate reductase iron-sulfur subunit, producing the protein MSRKLTIKAFKYNPYSKISKPHFATYELEETDGMTIFIVLNMIRERFDASLSFDFVCRAGICGSCAMMINGKPKLACRTLTRDYPDGVIELMPLPAFKHIKDLSVNTGEWMEGMCKRVESWIHTDKVTDISKIEEKVEPAIAEETFELDRCIECGICIASCATKVMRPNFIGAAGLMRAARYEQDPHDNRTLDDFYELIGDDDGIFACMSLLACEDNCPKQLPLQTKIAYLRRKLATNKN; encoded by the coding sequence ATGAGTAGAAAATTAACGATAAAAGCATTTAAATATAATCCATATAGCAAAATAAGCAAACCGCATTTTGCTACTTATGAGCTAGAAGAAACTGATGGTATGACTATTTTTATAGTTTTAAATATGATTAGAGAAAGATTTGATGCGAGTTTAAGCTTTGACTTTGTTTGTCGTGCTGGAATTTGTGGTTCGTGTGCGATGATGATCAATGGTAAGCCAAAATTAGCTTGTAGAACTTTAACTAGAGATTATCCTGATGGAGTAATTGAGCTTATGCCATTACCTGCATTTAAGCATATTAAGGATTTAAGCGTTAATACAGGTGAATGGATGGAAGGTATGTGTAAAAGAGTTGAAAGCTGGATACATACTGATAAAGTTACTGATATTTCTAAGATTGAAGAAAAGGTTGAGCCTGCTATTGCTGAAGAAACATTTGAGCTTGATAGATGTATTGAATGTGGTATTTGTATAGCTTCATGTGCAACTAAAGTAATGAGACCAAACTTCATTGGAGCAGCTGGACTTATGAGAGCTGCAAGATACGAGCAAGACCCACATGATAATAGAACTTTAGATGATTTTTATGAGTTAATTGGTGATGATGATGGTATTTTTGCTTGTATGAGCTTACTTGCTTGTGAAGATAATTGTCCAAAACAATTACCATTGCAAACAAAAATCGCTTACTTAAGACGCAAATTAGCTACAAATAAGAATTAA
- a CDS encoding fumarate reductase flavoprotein subunit yields the protein MKVEFSDALIVGGGLAGLRSAVEVAKSGQSVTLLSICPVKRSHSAAVQGGMQASLANGNKGEGDNEDLHFADTVKGSDWGCDQEVARMFAQTAPKAVRELASWGVPWTRITKGPRSVVINAQKVTIEEKAEAHGLINARDFGGTKKWRTCYIADATGHCMIFGVANEAIKHNVKIIDRMEALRIIHKDGVCLGVVARSLIDGSLTAFVSKGTMIATGGYGRVYKQTTNAVICEGTGAAMALETGICSLSNMEAVQFHPTPIVPSGILLTEGCRGDGGVLRDVDGYRFMPDYEPEKKELASRDVVSRRMMEHIRKGKGVKSPYGEHLWLDISILGRAHVEKNLRDVQDICKTFNGIDPADEGPKGWAPVLPMQHYSMGGIRTKPNGETPRMKGLFAAGEAACWDMHGFNRLGGNSCAETVVAGMIVGDYFAEYCKNNAIVADMNVVQEFLNKEANYLKEIANREGKYNIFEIKNEMKDIMWEHVAIFRTGEGLEYAVKRLEELLVESSKVAIKDKELNSSNPELEEAYRVPRMLKVALCVARGALLRTESRGAHYREDYPKRDDLNWMKRTMTYWDEGSTLPRVEYEDLDIMKMEMPPAFRGYGAKGNIIENPLSEVRQKQVDEITEKMQAEGKNRYEIQDALMPYELQAKFKAPNQRIGVDYE from the coding sequence ATGAAAGTAGAATTTAGTGATGCATTGATAGTTGGTGGAGGACTTGCAGGTCTTAGGTCTGCGGTTGAAGTTGCTAAGAGTGGTCAATCGGTTACGCTTTTAAGTATTTGTCCTGTTAAGCGTTCTCACTCAGCAGCAGTTCAAGGTGGTATGCAAGCAAGCCTTGCTAATGGAAATAAAGGTGAAGGCGATAATGAGGACTTACACTTCGCTGATACTGTAAAAGGAAGCGACTGGGGTTGCGATCAAGAAGTAGCTCGTATGTTTGCTCAAACAGCACCTAAAGCTGTTCGTGAATTAGCTAGTTGGGGTGTGCCTTGGACTAGAATTACTAAAGGTCCTAGAAGTGTTGTGATCAACGCTCAAAAAGTAACAATAGAAGAAAAAGCAGAAGCGCACGGACTAATAAACGCAAGAGATTTTGGTGGAACTAAAAAATGGAGAACCTGTTATATAGCTGATGCTACTGGGCATTGTATGATTTTTGGTGTTGCAAATGAAGCTATAAAGCATAATGTAAAAATCATAGATAGAATGGAAGCTTTAAGAATTATTCATAAAGATGGCGTTTGTTTAGGAGTAGTTGCAAGAAGTTTGATTGATGGAAGCCTAACAGCTTTTGTTTCAAAAGGCACAATGATTGCAACAGGTGGTTATGGTAGAGTTTATAAGCAAACCACAAACGCAGTTATTTGTGAAGGAACAGGTGCAGCTATGGCACTTGAGACTGGAATTTGCTCTTTATCAAATATGGAAGCAGTTCAATTCCACCCAACACCGATTGTTCCAAGTGGAATACTTTTAACCGAAGGTTGCCGTGGTGATGGTGGGGTTTTAAGAGATGTTGATGGATATCGCTTTATGCCTGATTATGAACCAGAGAAAAAAGAACTTGCTAGCCGTGACGTTGTAAGTCGTCGTATGATGGAGCATATTAGAAAAGGAAAAGGCGTAAAGAGTCCTTATGGGGAGCATTTATGGCTTGATATTTCAATTTTAGGTCGTGCTCATGTAGAAAAAAACTTAAGAGATGTTCAAGATATTTGTAAGACATTTAACGGAATTGATCCTGCTGATGAAGGTCCAAAAGGTTGGGCGCCAGTTCTTCCTATGCAACATTATTCAATGGGTGGAATTAGAACTAAGCCAAACGGAGAAACTCCTCGTATGAAAGGACTTTTTGCAGCTGGTGAAGCAGCTTGCTGGGATATGCATGGATTTAATAGACTTGGTGGAAATAGCTGTGCTGAAACCGTTGTAGCGGGTATGATTGTAGGAGATTATTTTGCTGAGTATTGCAAAAACAATGCAATTGTAGCTGATATGAATGTGGTTCAAGAATTTTTAAATAAAGAAGCAAATTATTTAAAAGAAATAGCAAATCGTGAAGGTAAATATAATATTTTTGAAATCAAAAATGAAATGAAAGATATTATGTGGGAGCATGTTGCTATATTTAGAACAGGCGAAGGCTTAGAATATGCAGTAAAACGCCTTGAAGAATTATTAGTAGAAAGCTCAAAAGTAGCTATTAAAGATAAAGAATTAAATAGTTCAAATCCAGAGCTTGAAGAAGCTTATAGAGTTCCTAGAATGCTAAAAGTTGCACTTTGCGTAGCTCGTGGTGCATTACTTAGAACAGAAAGCCGTGGAGCACATTATAGAGAAGATTATCCAAAAAGAGATGACTTAAACTGGATGAAAAGAACTATGACTTATTGGGATGAAGGTTCTACTTTACCTAGAGTTGAATATGAAGACTTAGATATCATGAAAATGGAAATGCCACCAGCATTCCGTGGATATGGTGCAAAAGGTAATATCATAGAAAACCCATTAAGTGAAGTTCGTCAAAAACAAGTAGATGAAATAACAGAAAAAATGCAAGCAGAAGGCAAAAACAGATATGAAATTCAAGATGCGTTAATGCCTTATGAATTACAAGCTAAATTTAAAGCACCAAACCAAAGAATAGGGGTTGATTATGAGTAG